One region of Solanum pennellii chromosome 6, SPENNV200 genomic DNA includes:
- the LOC107023454 gene encoding glutathione S-transferase produces MAIKVHGPMMSPAVMRVVATLKEKDLDFELVPVNMQAGDHKKEPFISLNPFGQVPAFEDGDLKLFESRAITQYIAHTYADKGNQLLPNDPKKMAIMSVWMEVEAQKFDPIGSKLGFEIVIKPMLGMVTDDAVVAENEEKLGKLLDVYESRLKESKYLGGESFTLADLHHAPSLHYLSGSKVKSLFDARPHVSAWVADILARPAWSKTIELSKH; encoded by the exons ATGGCGATCAAGGTTCATGGCCCTATGATGTCCCCTGCTGTTATGAGAGTCGTAGCTACACTCAAAGAGaaagatcttgattttgaaCTTGTTCCTGTTAATATGCAAGCTGGTGATCACAAAAAGGAACCATTCATTTCTCTAAAT CCATTTGGTCAAGTTCCAGCTTTTGAAGATGGAGATCTAAAGCTTTTTG AGTCAAGAGCTATTACACAATACATAGCTCACACATATGCAGACAAAGGGAACCAACTTTTACCCAATGACCCAAAGAAAATGGCAATCATGTCTGTATGGATGGAAGTAGAAGCCCAGAAATTCGACCCCATTGGttcaaaactagggtttgagATTGTCATTAAGCCAATGTTGGGCATGGTGACTGATGATGCAGTCGTGGCAGAGAACGAAGAGAAACTCGGGAAACTTCTTGATGTGTATGAATCTAGACTCAAGGAATCGAAATATTTGGGTGGTGAGAGTTTCACCCTAGCTGATTTGCACCACGCCCCGTCTTTGCACTACCTGTCGGGGAGTAAAGTGAAGAGCTTGTTCGATGCTAGGCCTCATGTTAGTGCTTGGGTTGCTGATATTTTGGCTAGGCCAGCTTGGTCTAAGACAATTGAGTTGTCAAAACATTAA